One Pectobacterium polaris DNA window includes the following coding sequences:
- a CDS encoding formate/nitrite transporter family protein codes for MNPPPESRQIRQEKEKDVAVESEESTQGRTIDVDEDHLPSPAAAIHEEIRQEGQKELERDAMALLWSAIAAGISMGTSFMAVGMLHNHLIGVPGGFLLECFGYTIGFVIVIMARQQLFTENTVTAVLPIMHKPTRSNFYLLGRLWFVVLVGNLIGTALAALAFTYMPVFDGETREALIDIAMKVMKHSPTEMFANAVVSGWIIATMVWMLPRAYSAKLWIIIIMTWMIAFSNLTHIVAGASEIFYLVFIGHIPWQDFIWPFAVPTLAGNIIGGTFIFALISHAQIRNDMSRSSHGKLQKVQGNEEKEHRQKR; via the coding sequence ATGAACCCACCTCCAGAATCCAGACAAATCCGGCAAGAGAAAGAAAAGGACGTGGCGGTAGAGAGTGAGGAAAGCACGCAGGGAAGAACGATCGATGTAGATGAAGATCACTTGCCTTCCCCCGCCGCCGCAATCCATGAAGAGATTCGTCAGGAAGGGCAAAAGGAGCTGGAACGCGATGCAATGGCGTTACTGTGGTCGGCGATTGCGGCAGGGATCTCCATGGGAACCTCATTCATGGCGGTCGGTATGCTCCACAACCACCTGATTGGCGTGCCCGGCGGCTTTCTGCTGGAGTGCTTCGGTTACACCATCGGCTTTGTGATTGTCATCATGGCACGCCAGCAGCTGTTCACCGAAAACACGGTCACAGCCGTGCTTCCCATCATGCATAAGCCCACGCGCAGCAATTTCTACCTGCTCGGTCGGTTATGGTTTGTCGTGCTGGTTGGCAACCTGATCGGCACAGCCTTGGCCGCCCTCGCCTTTACCTACATGCCCGTTTTTGATGGCGAAACGCGGGAGGCCTTGATCGACATCGCCATGAAGGTCATGAAACACTCACCAACGGAGATGTTCGCCAATGCCGTCGTCTCTGGCTGGATTATTGCCACTATGGTTTGGATGCTGCCGCGTGCCTACTCCGCCAAGCTGTGGATTATCATCATCATGACCTGGATGATTGCTTTCAGTAACCTCACCCACATCGTGGCCGGTGCCTCAGAGATTTTCTATCTGGTGTTCATTGGCCACATCCCCTGGCAGGACTTCATTTGGCCGTTTGCTGTGCCCACGCTGGCGGGGAATATTATCGGCGGCACCTTTATTTTCGCACTCATCAGCCACGCACAAATCCGCAACGACATGAGTCGTTCATCCCACGGAAAACTCCAAAAGGTGCAAGGGAATGAGGAAAAAGAACATCGGCAGAAACGCTGA